A region from the Hydrogenimonas sp. genome encodes:
- a CDS encoding lipid A export ATP-binding/permease protein MsbA, with the protein MSLSLQSIFDSVKRYKKELVAGNAVALLAAAVSVPTPLLIPVLVDEVLLKKSHTVTGWIDTYIAPMQTVGYVLTILLATVLLRIAYTGLSIVQTKIFMQISKDVTYRIRTDALEHLKRISMKAYETSRSGAVASKLVTDVETVDSFIASTVSRLIVSVLSLVGIAGVLLWIHWGLALFIIVLNPLVITFTTKLARKVSRLKKEENRAIEAFQSALTETLDLFGQIRASNQEERFFAKLRGRAYDVKERSVEFGWKSDAASRVSYLTFLAGYEVFRAASILAVAFSDLSIGMMLAVFGYLWYMVTPVQDILGIQYALHNARAAVERINEVLKMPTEPHYPHIKNPFTADRVGVRLEGVSFGYSADSYVLKDVDFRAEPSQRVALVGASGSGKTTLAQLIVGFYPVEKGSLLFNGTDVKEIGLDVVREHVNLVLQSPKLFHDTVRFNITLGKDVPEQKIWEALEMAQMKDVVERFDKGLDTVVGREGIKLSGGQRQRIAIARMVVADPKIAILDESTSALDVHTEAHLYDALEPFFESRTTLMIAHRLSTIRKADYIYVLENGRIAEEGTHEELLKEEGIYMGYIKQSESCHGVV; encoded by the coding sequence ATGTCTCTTAGCCTCCAATCTATTTTCGACTCCGTAAAGCGGTATAAGAAGGAGCTTGTCGCCGGCAATGCGGTCGCGCTTCTTGCCGCAGCGGTGAGTGTGCCCACCCCTTTGCTGATTCCGGTACTGGTGGATGAGGTACTGCTGAAAAAGAGCCACACCGTAACCGGCTGGATAGATACATATATCGCTCCTATGCAGACAGTCGGCTACGTTTTGACCATTCTTCTAGCCACGGTTCTGCTGCGTATCGCCTACACCGGATTGAGTATAGTGCAGACAAAGATATTTATGCAGATATCCAAAGATGTGACCTACCGCATTAGAACGGATGCGCTGGAGCATCTTAAACGTATATCGATGAAGGCTTACGAGACCTCCCGGTCCGGCGCCGTAGCCTCCAAACTGGTTACGGACGTCGAGACGGTAGACTCCTTCATAGCGTCCACTGTCAGCAGGCTCATCGTATCTGTTCTCTCGCTCGTCGGAATTGCCGGAGTACTGCTCTGGATACACTGGGGGCTGGCACTCTTCATCATCGTTCTCAATCCGCTGGTCATAACGTTCACCACAAAGCTGGCAAGGAAGGTCTCCAGGCTGAAAAAGGAGGAGAACAGGGCCATCGAAGCTTTCCAGTCGGCGTTGACAGAGACGCTCGATCTTTTCGGGCAGATCCGGGCTTCGAACCAGGAGGAGAGGTTTTTCGCCAAACTCAGAGGGCGTGCCTACGATGTGAAAGAGCGCAGTGTAGAGTTCGGATGGAAGAGTGACGCCGCAAGTCGTGTTTCGTACCTCACATTTCTCGCGGGTTATGAGGTTTTCAGAGCGGCAAGCATACTGGCCGTCGCCTTCTCCGATCTGAGTATAGGTATGATGCTGGCCGTTTTCGGGTATCTGTGGTATATGGTTACACCGGTTCAGGATATTTTGGGAATCCAGTACGCCCTCCACAATGCCAGAGCGGCCGTGGAGCGCATAAACGAGGTCCTAAAGATGCCTACGGAGCCTCACTACCCGCACATAAAGAACCCTTTTACCGCCGACAGGGTGGGGGTTCGGCTGGAGGGTGTCAGTTTCGGATACTCCGCCGACTCCTACGTGCTCAAAGATGTAGATTTCCGGGCCGAGCCTTCGCAGCGGGTCGCCCTGGTAGGTGCGAGCGGGTCGGGAAAGACTACACTCGCCCAGCTCATAGTCGGTTTCTACCCGGTCGAAAAGGGCTCTCTCCTTTTCAACGGAACCGATGTGAAAGAGATAGGGCTGGATGTCGTCAGGGAGCATGTGAACCTGGTGCTTCAGAGCCCGAAGCTGTTTCACGACACCGTGAGATTCAACATAACGCTCGGCAAGGATGTCCCGGAGCAAAAGATATGGGAGGCGCTGGAGATGGCGCAGATGAAAGATGTGGTAGAGCGGTTCGATAAGGGGCTCGATACCGTGGTCGGCAGAGAGGGTATCAAACTCTCGGGAGGTCAGAGGCAGCGTATAGCGATAGCCAGGATGGTCGTAGCCGATCCCAAGATAGCGATACTGGACGAATCAACGTCGGCTCTCGATGTTCACACCGAGGCGCACCTCTACGATGCGCTGGAGCCCTTTTTCGAATCGCGTACCACGCTAATGATAGCGCACAGGCTCAGTACGATTCGCAAAGCGGACTACATATATGTACTAGAAAACGGCCGTATAGCGGAAGAGGGGACACACGAAGAGCTTCTGAAAG